In Alligator mississippiensis isolate rAllMis1 chromosome 10, rAllMis1, whole genome shotgun sequence, one DNA window encodes the following:
- the LOC132243587 gene encoding cilia- and flagella-associated protein 45-like, translated as MKVKTEEHIKLQAQCQRGEKELETKVRETEELRAQLEKGAVEKDLCEEQIRALKTHLEDKTVEHMKLQSQLQTAEAENRCLEDQVQHLKALLAERLAKEAATDTEREQLRQQMQTSRWQVQALEEQIKTFQEQRQSLLMEVGACTKEGVELRARLQEAEKDHDQKGEEIQSLKTLLKESTARELALQERVVQQPVQTAQIPCGRLAIISSQLEGQASRVKAEYEEHLQELKSLKEVLVDAEKMLKAVQPMLRKEEKSQEPPRTESLQILREGKELEQQERNAKGEVLLGVNPMRLKEQITTAVMEGLNQRWSQ; from the coding sequence ATGAAAGTCAAAACAGAGGAGCATATAAAGCTGCAGGCCCAGTGTCAAAGGGGAGAGAAAGAGTTAGAGACCAAGGTGAGAGAGACTGAAGAGTTGCGGGCCCAGTTGGAAAAAGGGGCAGTGGAAAAGGACCTCTGTGAAGAACAGATTCGGGCCCTTAAAACCCACCTGGAGGACAAAACGGTAGAGCACATGAAGCTGCAGTCTCAGCTGCAGACCGCAGAGGCGGAAAACCGCTGCCTGGAAGACCAGGTACAGCACCTTAAAGCCCTGCTAGCAGAGAGGTTGGCTAAAGAGGCAGCAACCGACACTGAGAGGGAGCAGCTACGGCAGCAGATGCAAACCTCGAGATGGCAGGTACAGGCCTTAGAGGAACAGATTAAAACGTTCCAGGAACAGAGACAGTCCCTGCTAATGGAGGTGGGAGCTTGCACCAAGGAGGGTGTAGAATTGCGAGCTCGATTGCAAGAAGCAGAAAAGGACCATGaccaaaagggggaagagatccAGTCCCTAAAGACTCTGTTAAAAGAAAGCACAGCCAGGGAACTGGCATTGCAAGAGAGGGTGGTACAACAGCCTGTACAGACCGCTCAGATACCGTGCGGAAGACTAGCCATAATAAGCAGTCAGTTGGAGGGACAGGCCTCCAGGGTCAAGGCAGAATATGAGGAGCACCTCCAGGAGCTTAAAAGCCTGAAAGAGGTGTTAGTAGATGCAGAGAAAATGCTAAAAGCGGTGCAGCCCATGCTCCGGAAAGAGGAGAAGAGTCAGGAGCCACCTAGAACGGAAAGTTTACAGATCCTTAGAGAAGGAAAGGAACTTGAGCAGCAAGAAAGGAATGCAAAGGGGGAGGTACTCTTAGGGGTGAACCCCATGAGGTTGAAAGAACAGATCACCACTGCAGTTATGGAGGGTCTCAATCAGAGATGGAGTCAGTGA